Proteins encoded together in one Triticum dicoccoides isolate Atlit2015 ecotype Zavitan chromosome 7B, WEW_v2.0, whole genome shotgun sequence window:
- the LOC119336152 gene encoding BTB/POZ and MATH domain-containing protein 2-like → MSMGAVLSAVRAAGRQQLSASIVAARQVSASHVLRIDGYSRISKILATGQATRSGTFSVGGHDWHILHYPNGCFEQHKGSLSFFLEHASHAKTGDTTAKVELSILDHASKPSHTQTKADYRFSNATSLNWGWRDFIKHEDLDVEKHLKDDCLTILCDVTVTVLDTEDHSEAAAPEPTVVEPPFGMRGQLAEFIWNKKEVDVHIEVGGETLPAHRRILEAASPVFKAHLSLASATTGRGGGCNSNTALLRVDDMDAEVFKALLQFIYLDSPPRPLEKTMAERLLVAADRYELEKLKLICEAALLQHVDLSSVAAALALAERHHCSVLRTACVQFLSSPGNLEAFMASGDFAQLKTGCPSALLPVGAPREEDDASRERHVYHAQDIPCM, encoded by the coding sequence ATGTCGATGGGCGCTGTCCTGTCCGCCGTGCGCGCCGCCGGCAGGCAGCAGCTCTCCGCTTCAATCGTCGCCGCGAGGCAGGTGTCCGCCTCCCACGTGCTCCGGATCGACGGGTACTCGCGAATCAGCAAGATACTGGCCACCGGGCAGGCGACGAGGTCAGGCACGTTCAGCGTTGGCGGCCACGACTGGCATATTTTGCACTATCCAAACGGCTGCTTCGAGCAGCACAAGGGCTCCCTCTCCTTCTTCCTGGAGCATGCGAGCCACGCAAAGACCGGGGATACCACGGCAAAGGTGGAGCTGAGCATACTCGACCACGCCTCCAAGCCATCGCACACACAAACCAAGGCAGATTACCGCTTCTCCAACGCCACTTCCCTCAACTGGGGCTGGAGAGACTTCATCAAACACGAGGATCTGGACGTGGAGAAGCATCTCAAGGACGATTGCCTGACCATCCTCTGCGACGTCACCGTCACCGTGCTGGACACCGAAGACCACTCCGAGGCTGCCGCACCGGAGCCTACTGTCGTGGAGCCTCCGTTCGGCATGCGCGGGCAACTCGCGGAATTCATCTGGAACAAGAAGGAAGTGGACGTGCACATCGAGGTCGGCGGTGAGACGCTCCCCGCGCACCGGCGGATACTCGAGGCCGCATCACCCGTCTTCAAGGCGCACCTCTCGCTCGCCTCGGCAACCaccggccgcggcggcggctgcaACAGCAACACCGCCTTACTACGCGTCGACGACATGGACGCCGAGGTGTTCAAGGCCCTGCTCCAGTTTATATACTTGGACTCGCCTCCCCGGCCCCTGGAGAAGACGATGGCAGAGAGGCTGCTCGTCGCGGCGGACAGATATGAGCTGGAGAAGTTGAAGCTCATATGCGAGGCAGCATTGTTGCAGCACGTCGATCTGAGCTCCGTGGCTGCTGCTCTAGCGTTGGCCGAGCGGCATCATTGCTCCGTGCTGAGGACCGCATGCGTGCAGTTCCTCTCTTCTCCCGGTAACCTGGAAGCATTCATGGCATCGGGTGACTTCGCACAGCTAAAGACGGGTTGTCCCTCTGCTCTgttgcctgttggagctcctcgtgAAGAAGATGATGCGTCAAGAGAAAGGCATGTCTACCATGCACAGGATATCCCGTGCATGTAG
- the LOC119336198 gene encoding auxin-responsive protein SAUR71-like, producing MRELIRRLSFSDRVSDGSGGTPRGCVPVLVVGDGDEECERFVVQVEALRHPSLAALLEMAAQEFGYKQEGILRVPCAVNQFRQALTTAAVSKNY from the coding sequence ATGCGGGAGCTGATCCGGCGGCTGAGCTTCTCGGACCGGGTGAGCGACGGCAGTGGCGGCACGCCGCGTGGGTGCGTGCCGGTTCTGGTggtgggcgacggcgacgaggagtgcgAGAGGTTCGTGGTGCAGGTGGAGGCGCTGCGGCACCCGTCGCTGGCAGCGCTGCTGGAGATGGCGGCGCAGGAGTTCGGTTACAAGCAGGAGGGCATCCTCCGCGTCCCCTGCGCCGTCAACCAGTTCAGGCAGGCGCTCACCACCGCCGCCGTCTCCAAGAACTACTGA